From one Comamonas piscis genomic stretch:
- a CDS encoding peptidylprolyl isomerase → MTQRILSLSLACGLALLAGASAAQGFKASNDNARAGMRAPAAAPAASAVPAGPRSADFIVAVVNSEPVTNVEVQQQVERLRAQAEASNMPAEALRRQALEMLIGQKIQLQMAAERNLQVDNFAVQQAEESVARQNSMTMTELRARLVREGIPETQFRADLKKQLVIQKLREAEVDSKVRVSDLDIDQYLREQKAKAGMANSVTQLNLGHILVTVPENASEDQVKQLQAKAQQAADKIRAGEDFNAAVAEFSDVPDGKGGGAMGMRPADRYPELFVKATQSTAVGSIAGPVRSPAGFHILKVLEKSSGEVPAIVTQSHARHILLRPSAQLSEAQAVERLEDYRRRVMAQQDTFDDLAKRYSEDGSAKEGGDLGWASPRKFVPEFEEALNALQPGEISQPIASRFGIHLIQLLERREAKLNQREQRDMVRSIVRENKLEQAFSTWAQEARARAYVEYRDPPL, encoded by the coding sequence ATGACACAACGCATCCTCTCTTTGAGCCTGGCCTGCGGCCTGGCCTTGTTGGCCGGCGCCAGCGCGGCACAAGGCTTCAAGGCTAGCAACGACAACGCCCGCGCTGGCATGCGCGCCCCTGCCGCTGCACCTGCAGCCAGCGCCGTGCCGGCTGGCCCCCGCTCTGCGGACTTCATCGTCGCGGTGGTCAATTCCGAGCCCGTCACCAATGTCGAGGTGCAGCAACAGGTCGAGCGCCTGCGCGCCCAGGCCGAAGCCAGCAACATGCCGGCCGAAGCACTGCGCCGCCAGGCGCTGGAGATGCTGATCGGCCAGAAGATCCAGCTGCAGATGGCTGCCGAGCGCAACCTCCAGGTCGACAACTTTGCCGTGCAACAGGCCGAAGAATCGGTGGCGCGCCAAAACAGCATGACCATGACCGAGCTGCGCGCCCGTCTGGTGCGCGAAGGCATCCCGGAGACCCAGTTCCGCGCTGATCTGAAAAAGCAGCTGGTGATCCAGAAGCTGCGCGAGGCGGAAGTCGACTCCAAGGTGCGCGTCAGCGACCTCGATATCGACCAGTACCTGCGCGAGCAAAAGGCCAAGGCCGGCATGGCCAATTCGGTCACCCAGCTCAACCTGGGCCACATCCTGGTCACCGTGCCGGAAAACGCCAGCGAAGACCAGGTCAAGCAGCTGCAGGCCAAGGCCCAGCAGGCGGCAGACAAGATCCGCGCCGGCGAAGACTTCAACGCGGCTGTGGCCGAGTTCTCCGACGTGCCCGACGGCAAGGGCGGTGGTGCCATGGGCATGCGCCCAGCAGACCGCTACCCCGAGCTGTTCGTCAAGGCCACCCAATCCACCGCCGTGGGCAGCATTGCCGGCCCCGTGCGCTCGCCTGCCGGCTTCCACATCCTGAAGGTACTGGAGAAGAGCAGCGGCGAGGTTCCCGCCATCGTCACCCAAAGCCATGCGCGCCACATTCTGCTGCGCCCCAGCGCCCAGCTGAGCGAAGCCCAGGCCGTCGAGCGCCTGGAAGACTACCGCCGCCGCGTGATGGCCCAGCAAGACACGTTTGACGACCTGGCCAAGCGCTACTCGGAAGACGGCAGCGCCAAGGAAGGCGGCGACCTGGGTTGGGCGAGCCCACGCAAGTTTGTGCCCGAATTTGAAGAAGCACTCAACGCGCTGCAGCCTGGCGAGATCAGCCAGCCGATTGCCAGCCGCTTCGGTATCCACCTGATCCAGCTGCTGGAGCGCCGCGAAGCCAAGCTCAACCAGCGTGAGCAGCGCGACATGGTGCGCTCCATCGTGCGCGAGAACAAGCTGGAGCAAGCTTTCAGCACCTGGGCGCAAGAAGCCCGTGCCCGCGCCTACGTGGAATACCGCGATCCACCTCTGTAA